A window of Oncorhynchus kisutch isolate 150728-3 linkage group LG10, Okis_V2, whole genome shotgun sequence contains these coding sequences:
- the LOC109891995 gene encoding transcription activator BRG1-like isoform X1, which yields MSTPDPPMGGTPRPGPSPGPGPSPGAMMGPSPSPGSAHSMMGPSPGPPASGHSHPQQGPSVYPQENMHQMHKPMEGMHEKGMSDDPRYGPMKSMGMRPGGGHIGMGPPPSPMDQHSQGYPSPLGGSEHSPSPVPANGPPPGPMMPSGPGVPMEGGDPQAMGQQNRVGVPGSSGGSGPGGVGPGGPTPFNQNQLHQLRAQIMAYKMLTRSQPLPDHLQMAVQGKRPMPGMQQQPGMPNMPPSSGPGAGPGQPPANYNRPHGMVGPNMPPPGPSGVPPGMQGQPTNGPPKQWPEGPMVNAAAPSSAPQKLIPPQPTGRPSPAPPSVPPAASPVMPPQTQSPGQPPQPPPMVLHQKQNRITPIQKPRGLDPVEILQEREYRLQARITHRIQELEHLPGSLAGDLRTKANIELKALRLLNFQRQLRQEVVVCMRRDTALETALNAKAYKRSKRQSLREARITEKLEKQQKIEQERKRRQKHQEYLNSILQHAKDFKEYHRSITAKLQKATKAVATYHANTEREQKKENERIEKERMRRLMAEDEEGYRKLIDQKKDKRLAYLLQQTDEYVANLTDLVRAHKADQALKDKKKKKKKKKKKKPESGEGQPPALGPDGEPLDETSQMSDLPVKVIHVDSGKILTGLDAPRAGQLDTWLEMNPGYEVAPRSDSEDSGSEEEEEEEVEPQPSQAPTEEKKKIPDPDTEDVSEVDVRYIIEGAKQDVDDEYNSAEAAFARGLQSYYAVAHAVTETVDKQSTLLVNGQLKHYQIKGLEWLVSLYNNNLNGILADEMGLGKTIQTIGLITYLMEHKRINGPFLIIVPLSTLSNWVYEFDKWAPTVVKVSYKGSPQARRAFLPILRSGKFNVLLTTYEYIIKDKQVLAKLRWKYMIVDEGHRMKNHHCKLTVVLNTHYLAPRRLLLTGTPLQNKLPELWALLNFLLPTIFKSCTTFEQWFNAPFAMTGEKVDLNEEETILIIRRLHKVLRPFLLRRLKKEVESQLPEKVEYVIKCDMSALQRVLYRHMQAKGVLLTDGSEKDKKGKGGTKTLMNTIMQLRKICNHPYMFQQIEESFSEHLGFTGGVVSGPDLYRAAGKFELLDRILPKLMVTDHKVLLFCQMTSTMTIMEDYFGWRNFKYLRLDGTTKAEDRGMLLKTFNDPASQYFVFLLSTRAGGLGLNLQSADTVVIFDSDWNPHQDLQAQDRAHRIGQRNEVRVLRLCTVQSVEEKILAAAKYKLNVDQKVIQAGMFDQKSSSHERRAFLQAILEHEEQDEVGAPGGWRAGGALEEDEVPDDETVNQMIARSEEEFDQFMRMDLDRRREDARNPKRKPRLMEDDELPTWILKDDAEVERLTCEEEEEKMFGRGSRQRKEVDYSDSLTEKQWLKAIEDGNLEDLEEEVRHKKTTRKRKRDRDDMPGPATPSSSGGGGGRSRDKDEEVKKAKKRGRPPAEKLSPNPPSLTKKMKKVVDTVIKYKDGSNGRQLSEVFIQLPSRKELPEYYELIRKPVDFRKIKERIRSHKYRSLNDLEKDVMLLCSNAQTFNLEGSLIYEDSIVLQSVFTSVRQKIEKEKEEESEGEDSEEEEEEEVDEGSESESRSVKVKIKLGRKEKEGRGKGQRRRGRGSRAKPVVSDDDSEEEQEEAGSASGSEEN from the exons ATGTCCACCCCAGACCCCCCCATGGGAGGGACGCCTCGGCCGGGCCCCTCCCCAGGACCAGGGCCTTCTCCAGGAGCAATGATGGGCCCCAGCCCTTCCCCGGGCTCTGCTCATAGCATGATGGGACCCAGCCCAGGTCCCCCAGCCTCTGGGCACTCCCACCCACAACAGGGGCCCTCAGTATATCCTCAGGAGAATATGCATCAGATGCACAAA CCTATGGAAGGCATGCATGAGAAGGGCATGTCTGATGACCCTCGCTATGGACCGATGAAGAGCATGGGCATGAGACCAGGTGGAGGCCACATTGGAATGGGACCCCCTCCTAGCCCCATGGACCAACATTCCCAAG GCTACCCCTCTCCACTGGGGGGTTCTGAGCACTCTCCCAGCCCCGTGCCAGCCAACGGCCCTCCCCCCGGCCCCATGATGCCCTCTGGCCCAGGTGTCCCCATGGAGGGAGGTGACCCCCAGGCCATGGGCCAGCAGAACCGCGTTGGGGTACCAGGTTCGAGTGGTGGTTCTGGGCCAGGCGGTGTTGGGCCAGGTGGACCCACCCCCTTCAACCAAAACCAGCTACACCAGCTCAGGGCCCAGATCATGGCCTACAAGATGCTGACTCGCAGCCAGCCCCTGCCAGACCACCTGCAGATGGCCGTGCAGGGCAAGAGGCCCATGCCAGGGATGCAGCAGCAGCCAGGGATGCCCAACATGCCCCCTTCCTCTGGGCCTGGAGCGGGGCCTGGACAGCCACCAGCAAACTACAACAGACCTCATG GAATGGTAGGCCCAAACATGCCTCCTCCAGGACCCTCAGGTGTTCCCCCTGGTATGCAGGGCCAGCCCACCAATGGACCCCCTAAACAATGGCCCGAAG GGCCCATGGTGAATGCTGCTGCTCCATCCAGTGCCCCCCAGAAGCTGATTCCCCCTCAGCCCACTGGGAGACCCTCCCCTGCTCCCCCCTCCGTGCCCCCTGCTGCCTCCCCGGTCATGCCCCCTCAGACCCAGTCACCCGGGCAGCCCCCCCAGCCCCCACCCATGGTGCTGCACCAGAAACAGAACCGCATCACACCCATCCAGAAGCCCCGTGGCCTGGACCCAGTAGAGATCCTccaggagagagagtacaggctGCAGGCTCGTATCACCCACCGTATCCAGGAGCTGGAGCATCTACCAGGGTCTCTGGCCGGAGACCTGCGTACCAAAGCCAACATCGAGCTAAAGGCCCTGAGGCTGCTAAATTTCCAGAGACAGCTGCGTCAGGAGGTAGTGGTGTGTATGCGTCGTGACACGGCCCTGGAGACGGCCCTCAACGCTAAGGCCTACAAGCGCAGCAAGCGGCAGTCCCTCCGTGAGGCCCGCATCACAGAGAAACTGGAGAAGCAACAGAAGATTGAACAGGAGCGCAAACGACGCCAGAAACACCAG GAATACCTTAACAGCATCCTGCAGCATGCTAAAGACTTCAAGGAGTACCACCGCTCCATCACAGCCAAGCTCCAGAAGGCCACCAAAGCTGTGGCCACGTACCACGCCAACACTGAGCGCGAGCAGAAGAAGGAGAACGAGCGCATtgagaaggagagaatgaggaggCTGATG GCGGAAGATGAGGAGGGCTACCGTAAGCTGATTGACCAGAAGAAAGACAAGCGCCTGGCCTACCTGCTGCAGCAGACAGACGAGTACGTGGCCAACCTCACCGATCTGGTCAGAGCCCACAAGGCTGATCAGGCCCTCAaggataagaagaagaagaaaaagaagaagaagaagaag AAGCCAGAGAGTGGGGAGGGCCAGCCTCCTGCCCTGGGACCCGACGGAGAG cCTCTGGATGAGACCAGTCAGATGAGTGACCTGCCTGTGAAGGTGATCCATGTAGATAGTGGGAAGATCCTGACGGGGCTGGATGCGCCCCGGGCTGGCCAGCTGGACACCTGGCTGGAGATGAACCCTGG GTATGAAGTGGCCCCTCGTTCAGACAGTGAGGACAGTggctcagaggaagaggag gaggaagaggtggagccCCAGCCCTCCCAGGCTCCCACTGAGGAGAAAAAGAAGATCCCAGACCCCGACACAGAGGACGTGTCGGAGGTCGACGTCCGCTACATCATCGAGGGAGCCAAGCAGGATGTGGATGATGAGTATAACAGTGCCGAGGCAGCGTTCGCCCGAGGCCTGCAGTCATACTATGCTGTGGCCCACGCCGTCACTGAGACGGTGGACAAACAGTCCACGCTGCTGGTCAACGGGCAGCTCAAACATTACCAG aTCAAGGGCTTGGAGTGGCTGGTGTCTCTGTACAACAACAACCTGAATGGGATCCTGGCTGATGAGATGGGTCTGGGCAAGACCATCCAGACCATCGGCCTCATCACCTACCTCATGGAGCACAAGCGCATCAACGGCCCCTTCCTCATCATCGTGCCCCTCTC AACTCTGTCCAACTGGGTGTATGAGTTTGATAAGTGGGCTCCAACGGTGGTGAAAGTCTCTTACAAA GGCTCCCCACAGGCTCGCCGGGCATTCCTCCCCATCCTGCGCAGCGGCAAGTTCAACGTACTGCTCACCACCTACGAGTACATCATCAAAGACAAGCAAGTGCTGGCTAAG CTGCGATGGAAGTACATGATAGTGGACGAGGGCCACCGTATGAAAAACCACCACTGTAAGCTGACTGTGGTTCTGAACACCCACTACCTGGCCCCGCGGCGTCTGCTGCTGACCGGCACCCCGCTGCAGAACAAGCTGCCGGAGCTCTGGGCCCTGCTCAACTTCCTGCTGCCGACTATCTTCAAGTCCTGCACTACCTTTGAGCAGTGGTTCAACGCCCCCTTCGCCATGACCGGAGAGAAG GTGGATCTGAACGAGGAAGAGACCATCCTGATTATTCGTCGTTTGCACAAAGTACTCCGCCCCTTCCTGCTGCGCAGACTGAAAAAGGAAGTGGAGTCCCAGCTGCCTGAGAAG gTGGAGTATGTGATCAAGTGTGACATGTCGGCCCTGCAGAGAGTGCTGTACAGACACATGCAGGCTAAGGGTGTGCTGCTCACCGACGGCTCTGAGAAAGACAAGAAG GGTAAAGGAGGCACCAAGACCCTGATGAACACCATCATGCAGCTGAGGAAGATCTGTAACCATCCCTACATGTTCCAGCAGATCGAG GAGTCCTTCTCTGAGCATTTGGGATTCACTGGAGGCGTAGTGTCTGG ACCTGACCTGTACCGCGCCGCTGGGAAGTTTGAGCTGCTAGACCGTATCCTGCCCAAGCTGATGGTCACCGACCACAAGGTCCTGCTCTTCTGTCAGATGACTTCCACCATGACCATCATGGAGGACTACTTTGGCTGGCGCAACTTTAAGTACCTGCGTCTGGACG GAACCACTAAGGCTGAGGATCGTGGGATGCTTTTGAAGACCTTCAATGACCCCGCCTCTCAGTACTTTGTGTTCCTGCTCAGCACCAGGGCCGGCGGGCTCGGCCTCAACCTTCAGTCTGCTGACACTGTGGTCATCTTTGACTCCGACTGGAACCCACATCAG GATCTGCAAGCCCAGGACAGAGCCCACCGTATCGGGCAGCGGAACGAGGTGCGTGTGTTGCGTCTCTGCACCGTTCAAAGTGTGGAGGAGAAGATCCTGGCGGCGGCCAAGTACAAGCTGAACGTGGACCAGAAGGTCATCCAGGCCGGCATGTTTGACCAGAAGTCGTCGAGTCACGAGCGCCGTGCCTTCCTGCAGGCCATCCTGGAGCATGAGGAACAGGACGAGGTCGGGGCCCCGGGGGGCTGGCGCGCTGGGGGGGCGTTG GAGGAGGACGAGGTGCCTGATGATGAGACCGTCAACCAGATGATTGCCAGGAGCGAGGAGGAGTTTGACCAGTTCATG CGTATGGACCTGGACCGGCGCCGCGAGGACGCCCGCAACCCCAAGAGAAAGCCCCGTCTGATGGAGGATGACGAGCTGCCCACCTGGATCCTGAAGGATGATGCCGAGGTGGAGAGGCTcacctgtgaggaggaggaggagaagatgttTGGTCGCGGCTCTCGCCAGCGCAAGGAGGTGGACTACAGCGACTCACTCACAGAGAAGCAGTGGCTCAAG GCCATAGAGGACGGTAATCTGGAGGACCTCGAGGAGGAGGTGCGTCACAAGAAGACGACCCGGAAGCGCAAGCGAGACCGCGACGACATGCCCGGCCCGGCCACGCCCAGCTCCAGCGGTGGTGGCGGAGGTCGCAGCCGTGACAAGGACGAGGAGGTCAAGAAGGCCAAGAAACGCGGGCGCCCTCCGGCTGAAAAACTGTCCCCTAACCCCCCATCCCTCACCAAGAAGATGAAGAAGGTGGTGGACACTGTCATCAAGTACAAGGACGG CAGCAATGGGCGCCAGCTGAGTGAAGTCTTCATCCAGCTGCCCTCCCGCAAGGAGCTGCCTGAGTACTATGAGCTCATCCGCAAGCCTGTCGACTTCAGGAAGATTAAG gAGAGGATCCGCAGCCATAAGTACCGCAGCCTGAATGACCTGGAGAAGGATGTGATGCTGCTGTGTAGTAACGCTCAGACCTTCAACCTGGAGGGCTCTCTG ATCTATGAGGACTCCATCGTACTGCAGTCAGTCTTCACCAGTGTCAGGCAGAAGATTGaaaaggagaaggaagaggagagtgagggagaggacagtgaggaggaagaagaggaggaggtggacgaAGGCTCAGAGTCTGAAT CTCGTTCAGTGAAGGTGAAGATTAAGctggggaggaaggagaaggagggcaGAGGGAAGGGCCAGCGCCGGAGGGGCCGTGGCTCCCGGGCCAAACCTGTAGTGAGTGACGACGACAgcgaggaggaacaggaggag GCGGGTTCGGCCAGCGGCAGTGAGGAGAACTGA
- the LOC109891995 gene encoding transcription activator BRG1-like isoform X2, translated as MSTPDPPMGGTPRPGPSPGPGPSPGAMMGPSPSPGSAHSMMGPSPGPPASGHSHPQQGPSVYPQENMHQMHKPMEGMHEKGMSDDPRYGPMKSMGMRPGGGHIGMGPPPSPMDQHSQGYPSPLGGSEHSPSPVPANGPPPGPMMPSGPGVPMEGGDPQAMGQQNRVGVPGSSGGSGPGGVGPGGPTPFNQNQLHQLRAQIMAYKMLTRSQPLPDHLQMAVQGKRPMPGMQQQPGMPNMPPSSGPGAGPGQPPANYNRPHGMVGPNMPPPGPSGVPPGMQGQPTNGPPKQWPEGPMVNAAAPSSAPQKLIPPQPTGRPSPAPPSVPPAASPVMPPQTQSPGQPPQPPPMVLHQKQNRITPIQKPRGLDPVEILQEREYRLQARITHRIQELEHLPGSLAGDLRTKANIELKALRLLNFQRQLRQEVVVCMRRDTALETALNAKAYKRSKRQSLREARITEKLEKQQKIEQERKRRQKHQEYLNSILQHAKDFKEYHRSITAKLQKATKAVATYHANTEREQKKENERIEKERMRRLMAEDEEGYRKLIDQKKDKRLAYLLQQTDEYVANLTDLVRAHKADQALKDKKKKKKKKKKKPESGEGQPPALGPDGEPLDETSQMSDLPVKVIHVDSGKILTGLDAPRAGQLDTWLEMNPGYEVAPRSDSEDSGSEEEEEEEVEPQPSQAPTEEKKKIPDPDTEDVSEVDVRYIIEGAKQDVDDEYNSAEAAFARGLQSYYAVAHAVTETVDKQSTLLVNGQLKHYQIKGLEWLVSLYNNNLNGILADEMGLGKTIQTIGLITYLMEHKRINGPFLIIVPLSTLSNWVYEFDKWAPTVVKVSYKGSPQARRAFLPILRSGKFNVLLTTYEYIIKDKQVLAKLRWKYMIVDEGHRMKNHHCKLTVVLNTHYLAPRRLLLTGTPLQNKLPELWALLNFLLPTIFKSCTTFEQWFNAPFAMTGEKVDLNEEETILIIRRLHKVLRPFLLRRLKKEVESQLPEKVEYVIKCDMSALQRVLYRHMQAKGVLLTDGSEKDKKGKGGTKTLMNTIMQLRKICNHPYMFQQIEESFSEHLGFTGGVVSGPDLYRAAGKFELLDRILPKLMVTDHKVLLFCQMTSTMTIMEDYFGWRNFKYLRLDGTTKAEDRGMLLKTFNDPASQYFVFLLSTRAGGLGLNLQSADTVVIFDSDWNPHQDLQAQDRAHRIGQRNEVRVLRLCTVQSVEEKILAAAKYKLNVDQKVIQAGMFDQKSSSHERRAFLQAILEHEEQDEVGAPGGWRAGGALEEDEVPDDETVNQMIARSEEEFDQFMRMDLDRRREDARNPKRKPRLMEDDELPTWILKDDAEVERLTCEEEEEKMFGRGSRQRKEVDYSDSLTEKQWLKAIEDGNLEDLEEEVRHKKTTRKRKRDRDDMPGPATPSSSGGGGGRSRDKDEEVKKAKKRGRPPAEKLSPNPPSLTKKMKKVVDTVIKYKDGSNGRQLSEVFIQLPSRKELPEYYELIRKPVDFRKIKERIRSHKYRSLNDLEKDVMLLCSNAQTFNLEGSLIYEDSIVLQSVFTSVRQKIEKEKEEESEGEDSEEEEEEEVDEGSESESRSVKVKIKLGRKEKEGRGKGQRRRGRGSRAKPVVSDDDSEEEQEEAGSASGSEEN; from the exons ATGTCCACCCCAGACCCCCCCATGGGAGGGACGCCTCGGCCGGGCCCCTCCCCAGGACCAGGGCCTTCTCCAGGAGCAATGATGGGCCCCAGCCCTTCCCCGGGCTCTGCTCATAGCATGATGGGACCCAGCCCAGGTCCCCCAGCCTCTGGGCACTCCCACCCACAACAGGGGCCCTCAGTATATCCTCAGGAGAATATGCATCAGATGCACAAA CCTATGGAAGGCATGCATGAGAAGGGCATGTCTGATGACCCTCGCTATGGACCGATGAAGAGCATGGGCATGAGACCAGGTGGAGGCCACATTGGAATGGGACCCCCTCCTAGCCCCATGGACCAACATTCCCAAG GCTACCCCTCTCCACTGGGGGGTTCTGAGCACTCTCCCAGCCCCGTGCCAGCCAACGGCCCTCCCCCCGGCCCCATGATGCCCTCTGGCCCAGGTGTCCCCATGGAGGGAGGTGACCCCCAGGCCATGGGCCAGCAGAACCGCGTTGGGGTACCAGGTTCGAGTGGTGGTTCTGGGCCAGGCGGTGTTGGGCCAGGTGGACCCACCCCCTTCAACCAAAACCAGCTACACCAGCTCAGGGCCCAGATCATGGCCTACAAGATGCTGACTCGCAGCCAGCCCCTGCCAGACCACCTGCAGATGGCCGTGCAGGGCAAGAGGCCCATGCCAGGGATGCAGCAGCAGCCAGGGATGCCCAACATGCCCCCTTCCTCTGGGCCTGGAGCGGGGCCTGGACAGCCACCAGCAAACTACAACAGACCTCATG GAATGGTAGGCCCAAACATGCCTCCTCCAGGACCCTCAGGTGTTCCCCCTGGTATGCAGGGCCAGCCCACCAATGGACCCCCTAAACAATGGCCCGAAG GGCCCATGGTGAATGCTGCTGCTCCATCCAGTGCCCCCCAGAAGCTGATTCCCCCTCAGCCCACTGGGAGACCCTCCCCTGCTCCCCCCTCCGTGCCCCCTGCTGCCTCCCCGGTCATGCCCCCTCAGACCCAGTCACCCGGGCAGCCCCCCCAGCCCCCACCCATGGTGCTGCACCAGAAACAGAACCGCATCACACCCATCCAGAAGCCCCGTGGCCTGGACCCAGTAGAGATCCTccaggagagagagtacaggctGCAGGCTCGTATCACCCACCGTATCCAGGAGCTGGAGCATCTACCAGGGTCTCTGGCCGGAGACCTGCGTACCAAAGCCAACATCGAGCTAAAGGCCCTGAGGCTGCTAAATTTCCAGAGACAGCTGCGTCAGGAGGTAGTGGTGTGTATGCGTCGTGACACGGCCCTGGAGACGGCCCTCAACGCTAAGGCCTACAAGCGCAGCAAGCGGCAGTCCCTCCGTGAGGCCCGCATCACAGAGAAACTGGAGAAGCAACAGAAGATTGAACAGGAGCGCAAACGACGCCAGAAACACCAG GAATACCTTAACAGCATCCTGCAGCATGCTAAAGACTTCAAGGAGTACCACCGCTCCATCACAGCCAAGCTCCAGAAGGCCACCAAAGCTGTGGCCACGTACCACGCCAACACTGAGCGCGAGCAGAAGAAGGAGAACGAGCGCATtgagaaggagagaatgaggaggCTGATG GCGGAAGATGAGGAGGGCTACCGTAAGCTGATTGACCAGAAGAAAGACAAGCGCCTGGCCTACCTGCTGCAGCAGACAGACGAGTACGTGGCCAACCTCACCGATCTGGTCAGAGCCCACAAGGCTGATCAGGCCCTCAaggataagaagaagaagaaaaagaagaagaagaagaag CCAGAGAGTGGGGAGGGCCAGCCTCCTGCCCTGGGACCCGACGGAGAG cCTCTGGATGAGACCAGTCAGATGAGTGACCTGCCTGTGAAGGTGATCCATGTAGATAGTGGGAAGATCCTGACGGGGCTGGATGCGCCCCGGGCTGGCCAGCTGGACACCTGGCTGGAGATGAACCCTGG GTATGAAGTGGCCCCTCGTTCAGACAGTGAGGACAGTggctcagaggaagaggag gaggaagaggtggagccCCAGCCCTCCCAGGCTCCCACTGAGGAGAAAAAGAAGATCCCAGACCCCGACACAGAGGACGTGTCGGAGGTCGACGTCCGCTACATCATCGAGGGAGCCAAGCAGGATGTGGATGATGAGTATAACAGTGCCGAGGCAGCGTTCGCCCGAGGCCTGCAGTCATACTATGCTGTGGCCCACGCCGTCACTGAGACGGTGGACAAACAGTCCACGCTGCTGGTCAACGGGCAGCTCAAACATTACCAG aTCAAGGGCTTGGAGTGGCTGGTGTCTCTGTACAACAACAACCTGAATGGGATCCTGGCTGATGAGATGGGTCTGGGCAAGACCATCCAGACCATCGGCCTCATCACCTACCTCATGGAGCACAAGCGCATCAACGGCCCCTTCCTCATCATCGTGCCCCTCTC AACTCTGTCCAACTGGGTGTATGAGTTTGATAAGTGGGCTCCAACGGTGGTGAAAGTCTCTTACAAA GGCTCCCCACAGGCTCGCCGGGCATTCCTCCCCATCCTGCGCAGCGGCAAGTTCAACGTACTGCTCACCACCTACGAGTACATCATCAAAGACAAGCAAGTGCTGGCTAAG CTGCGATGGAAGTACATGATAGTGGACGAGGGCCACCGTATGAAAAACCACCACTGTAAGCTGACTGTGGTTCTGAACACCCACTACCTGGCCCCGCGGCGTCTGCTGCTGACCGGCACCCCGCTGCAGAACAAGCTGCCGGAGCTCTGGGCCCTGCTCAACTTCCTGCTGCCGACTATCTTCAAGTCCTGCACTACCTTTGAGCAGTGGTTCAACGCCCCCTTCGCCATGACCGGAGAGAAG GTGGATCTGAACGAGGAAGAGACCATCCTGATTATTCGTCGTTTGCACAAAGTACTCCGCCCCTTCCTGCTGCGCAGACTGAAAAAGGAAGTGGAGTCCCAGCTGCCTGAGAAG gTGGAGTATGTGATCAAGTGTGACATGTCGGCCCTGCAGAGAGTGCTGTACAGACACATGCAGGCTAAGGGTGTGCTGCTCACCGACGGCTCTGAGAAAGACAAGAAG GGTAAAGGAGGCACCAAGACCCTGATGAACACCATCATGCAGCTGAGGAAGATCTGTAACCATCCCTACATGTTCCAGCAGATCGAG GAGTCCTTCTCTGAGCATTTGGGATTCACTGGAGGCGTAGTGTCTGG ACCTGACCTGTACCGCGCCGCTGGGAAGTTTGAGCTGCTAGACCGTATCCTGCCCAAGCTGATGGTCACCGACCACAAGGTCCTGCTCTTCTGTCAGATGACTTCCACCATGACCATCATGGAGGACTACTTTGGCTGGCGCAACTTTAAGTACCTGCGTCTGGACG GAACCACTAAGGCTGAGGATCGTGGGATGCTTTTGAAGACCTTCAATGACCCCGCCTCTCAGTACTTTGTGTTCCTGCTCAGCACCAGGGCCGGCGGGCTCGGCCTCAACCTTCAGTCTGCTGACACTGTGGTCATCTTTGACTCCGACTGGAACCCACATCAG GATCTGCAAGCCCAGGACAGAGCCCACCGTATCGGGCAGCGGAACGAGGTGCGTGTGTTGCGTCTCTGCACCGTTCAAAGTGTGGAGGAGAAGATCCTGGCGGCGGCCAAGTACAAGCTGAACGTGGACCAGAAGGTCATCCAGGCCGGCATGTTTGACCAGAAGTCGTCGAGTCACGAGCGCCGTGCCTTCCTGCAGGCCATCCTGGAGCATGAGGAACAGGACGAGGTCGGGGCCCCGGGGGGCTGGCGCGCTGGGGGGGCGTTG GAGGAGGACGAGGTGCCTGATGATGAGACCGTCAACCAGATGATTGCCAGGAGCGAGGAGGAGTTTGACCAGTTCATG CGTATGGACCTGGACCGGCGCCGCGAGGACGCCCGCAACCCCAAGAGAAAGCCCCGTCTGATGGAGGATGACGAGCTGCCCACCTGGATCCTGAAGGATGATGCCGAGGTGGAGAGGCTcacctgtgaggaggaggaggagaagatgttTGGTCGCGGCTCTCGCCAGCGCAAGGAGGTGGACTACAGCGACTCACTCACAGAGAAGCAGTGGCTCAAG GCCATAGAGGACGGTAATCTGGAGGACCTCGAGGAGGAGGTGCGTCACAAGAAGACGACCCGGAAGCGCAAGCGAGACCGCGACGACATGCCCGGCCCGGCCACGCCCAGCTCCAGCGGTGGTGGCGGAGGTCGCAGCCGTGACAAGGACGAGGAGGTCAAGAAGGCCAAGAAACGCGGGCGCCCTCCGGCTGAAAAACTGTCCCCTAACCCCCCATCCCTCACCAAGAAGATGAAGAAGGTGGTGGACACTGTCATCAAGTACAAGGACGG CAGCAATGGGCGCCAGCTGAGTGAAGTCTTCATCCAGCTGCCCTCCCGCAAGGAGCTGCCTGAGTACTATGAGCTCATCCGCAAGCCTGTCGACTTCAGGAAGATTAAG gAGAGGATCCGCAGCCATAAGTACCGCAGCCTGAATGACCTGGAGAAGGATGTGATGCTGCTGTGTAGTAACGCTCAGACCTTCAACCTGGAGGGCTCTCTG ATCTATGAGGACTCCATCGTACTGCAGTCAGTCTTCACCAGTGTCAGGCAGAAGATTGaaaaggagaaggaagaggagagtgagggagaggacagtgaggaggaagaagaggaggaggtggacgaAGGCTCAGAGTCTGAAT CTCGTTCAGTGAAGGTGAAGATTAAGctggggaggaaggagaaggagggcaGAGGGAAGGGCCAGCGCCGGAGGGGCCGTGGCTCCCGGGCCAAACCTGTAGTGAGTGACGACGACAgcgaggaggaacaggaggag GCGGGTTCGGCCAGCGGCAGTGAGGAGAACTGA